Proteins encoded by one window of Desulfovibrio ferrophilus:
- a CDS encoding trypsin-like peptidase domain-containing protein, translated as MIWRLLTACALLLALSVPVRADHMTVTPEGVAELRLTPVVRAVQSVAPAVVNITTARVVEREINPFGGLFDERVMPPQFREFFGPRGTRRFTQQSLGSGVIFDGHEGLVLTNSHVIAGATTITARLLDGREFEAELVGSDTDFDLAVLRLVDAKDLPQVMVGDSSDLLIGETVIAIGNPFGFSHTVTTGVISAMGRTVRTEQGAHTDFIQTDAAINPGNSGGPLLNILGELIGVNTAIQAGAEGIGFAIPISKAKRVVAEILDQGFVSQVWLGISGQNVDQQTASYFGLDAVGGLLITSVFENSPAASAGVVAGDVLLALEGNPVEGKEHYLQLLRNYVQGQRLGLTIYRAGKPVTLTVQPAPVPANRMLSLAWQRWGIRCGAPSGKGVIVSGVRSGSPAAKLGLQVGDVLTKVGGIRVTGNADFGASFMRYRMQNSLLMVVFRGGRTYYVRLNV; from the coding sequence ATGATCTGGAGATTGCTGACAGCCTGTGCACTGCTTCTTGCGTTGAGCGTTCCCGTTCGGGCGGATCATATGACCGTTACCCCCGAGGGCGTGGCTGAGCTGCGTCTGACTCCGGTGGTGCGGGCTGTGCAGTCCGTGGCTCCGGCGGTGGTCAATATTACCACCGCTCGGGTGGTGGAGCGCGAGATCAATCCTTTTGGTGGTCTGTTCGACGAAAGAGTCATGCCACCGCAGTTCCGGGAATTCTTCGGCCCGCGAGGAACACGCCGATTCACTCAGCAGAGTCTGGGTTCCGGGGTGATCTTCGACGGTCACGAAGGGCTGGTGCTGACCAATTCTCATGTTATTGCCGGGGCCACGACCATTACCGCCCGTCTGTTGGACGGTCGAGAGTTCGAGGCCGAGTTGGTGGGGTCGGACACGGACTTTGATCTGGCGGTGCTGCGCCTTGTGGACGCCAAGGATCTGCCTCAGGTCATGGTGGGTGATTCCTCGGACCTGCTGATCGGTGAAACCGTCATTGCCATTGGCAATCCTTTTGGCTTTTCGCACACCGTGACCACGGGTGTGATCTCTGCCATGGGGCGTACGGTGCGGACCGAGCAGGGTGCCCACACGGATTTCATTCAGACCGATGCGGCCATCAATCCCGGCAACAGTGGTGGCCCGCTCCTGAATATTCTTGGTGAATTGATTGGAGTGAATACAGCCATTCAGGCCGGAGCCGAGGGTATTGGTTTTGCCATCCCCATTTCCAAGGCCAAGCGCGTGGTGGCCGAGATTTTGGACCAGGGTTTTGTCAGTCAGGTCTGGTTGGGCATCTCTGGGCAGAATGTGGATCAGCAAACGGCCAGTTATTTCGGGTTGGATGCCGTTGGCGGATTGCTGATCACCAGTGTGTTCGAAAACAGCCCCGCCGCTTCGGCCGGGGTGGTTGCGGGTGACGTGCTGCTTGCGCTGGAAGGCAATCCCGTGGAGGGCAAAGAGCATTATCTGCAACTGCTGCGCAATTATGTGCAGGGCCAGCGCCTTGGGTTGACGATTTATCGGGCGGGTAAGCCGGTGACTTTGACGGTTCAGCCCGCGCCTGTGCCTGCAAACAGGATGTTGAGCCTTGCCTGGCAACGTTGGGGGATCCGCTGTGGTGCTCCATCCGGCAAAGGTGTGATCGTTTCCGGGGTTCGGTCCGGGTCTCCGGCGGCAAAGCTTGGCCTGCAGGTGGGTGATGTGCTGACAAAAGTTGGCGGCATCCGAGTGACGGGCAATGCGGATTTTGGAGCTTCATTTATGCGTTATCGCATGCAGAATAGCCTTTTAATGGTGGTTTTTCGAGGCGGACGGACCTATTACGTGCGGCTCAATGTCTAG
- a CDS encoding ferredoxin, giving the protein MGYKVTVDTDKCVGDGECVDVCPVEVYELQDGKAVPVNEDECLGCESCVEVCEADAIEIEED; this is encoded by the coding sequence ATGGGTTACAAAGTGACTGTTGACACTGACAAGTGCGTTGGCGACGGTGAGTGCGTGGACGTTTGCCCCGTGGAAGTTTACGAGCTTCAGGACGGCAAAGCCGTGCCTGTGAACGAAGACGAGTGCCTGGGCTGTGAGTCTTGCGTGGAAGTGTGCGAGGCTGACGCCATCGAGATCGAGGAAGACTAG
- a CDS encoding YkgJ family cysteine cluster protein, producing the protein MEMDFSKFFEKYERLVADVDKAFEQVQAQHGDCIKCHEGCSDCCHALFDLSLIEALYLNHKFNAAFKGQQRSELLDRADTAERQGYKIKREAFTLSRDGARTEEILESISKARVRCPLLDADEKCELYDSRPITCRLYGIPTSIGGKAHTCGKAGFKEGVQYPTVQIEKLQDRLAMLSVEFAQSLRTKFTRLAEAYVPVSMALMNRYGAEYLGLLSDEEWEKIEKVKATMAGAIQVGDSMPKPGAAAVQTFEGAAQDQSSACASCSEQQGSDACSTCGTLNWELGGGKEK; encoded by the coding sequence ATGGAAATGGATTTCAGCAAATTTTTTGAAAAATACGAACGGCTGGTGGCCGATGTGGACAAGGCTTTCGAGCAGGTCCAGGCCCAGCATGGCGACTGCATCAAGTGTCATGAGGGCTGCAGCGACTGTTGCCATGCCCTGTTCGATCTTTCCCTGATTGAAGCCTTGTACCTGAATCATAAGTTCAATGCCGCGTTTAAGGGCCAGCAGCGAAGCGAGCTTCTGGATCGGGCGGATACGGCTGAACGTCAGGGCTACAAGATCAAGCGTGAAGCCTTTACCCTGTCCCGCGATGGCGCCAGGACCGAAGAAATTTTGGAAAGCATTTCCAAGGCGCGTGTTCGTTGCCCTCTGTTGGATGCCGACGAAAAGTGCGAATTGTACGATTCGCGGCCCATTACCTGTCGCTTGTATGGCATTCCCACCTCCATCGGTGGCAAGGCCCATACCTGTGGCAAGGCTGGCTTCAAGGAAGGGGTTCAGTACCCCACCGTGCAGATCGAGAAGCTTCAGGACCGGCTGGCGATGCTGTCCGTTGAATTTGCGCAGTCGCTGCGTACCAAGTTCACCCGCCTCGCCGAGGCTTATGTGCCGGTGTCCATGGCGTTGATGAACAGGTACGGTGCTGAGTATCTCGGCCTCCTGTCCGATGAGGAATGGGAGAAGATCGAGAAGGTCAAAGCCACCATGGCTGGAGCCATTCAGGTCGGGGACTCGATGCCCAAACCGGGCGCTGCCGCAGTCCAGACCTTCGAGGGGGCAGCTCAGGATCAATCCTCGGCCTGTGCCTCATGTAGCGAACAACAGGGCTCCGATGCCTGTAGCACCTGCGGTACCCTGAATTGGGAGCTTGGCGGCGGCAAGGAGAAATAA
- a CDS encoding tetratricopeptide repeat protein produces MSSKAQTTDEYIVELQGMLAVNPTCASHHYNLGVAFLAKRMWQEAEEAFRDAVEHSPRMAEAHVQLGGICLQRGDIDGCLNYNKHAKGCRPQFAVPFANMGFCYLQKGDVDRAIVNLKKALNRDPDFIQALATYGSALIMDGELEEAKKHLDKALKIQPAFGPAWNNLALYWLEKGDKDQARECIKKAQETGFEVAEELVKEIG; encoded by the coding sequence ATGAGCTCCAAAGCACAGACTACCGACGAATACATTGTTGAATTGCAGGGCATGCTGGCCGTGAACCCCACGTGTGCCAGCCACCACTACAACCTTGGCGTGGCTTTTCTGGCCAAACGCATGTGGCAGGAGGCCGAAGAGGCCTTCCGCGATGCCGTGGAGCATTCTCCGCGTATGGCCGAGGCCCATGTGCAGCTTGGTGGCATCTGCCTGCAGCGCGGCGACATTGATGGTTGCCTGAATTACAACAAGCATGCCAAGGGTTGTCGCCCTCAGTTTGCCGTGCCGTTTGCCAACATGGGGTTCTGTTACCTTCAGAAAGGTGACGTGGACCGGGCCATCGTCAATCTGAAGAAGGCTCTGAACCGTGACCCCGATTTCATCCAGGCTCTGGCCACCTACGGCAGTGCCCTGATCATGGATGGCGAGCTTGAGGAAGCCAAGAAGCACCTGGATAAGGCTCTCAAGATTCAGCCCGCATTTGGTCCTGCCTGGAACAACTTGGCTTTGTACTGGTTGGAAAAGGGCGATAAGGATCAGGCTCGCGAATGCATCAAGAAAGCTCAGGAAACGGGCTTTGAGGTTGCCGAAGAGCTTGTGAAGGAGATCGGCTAA
- a CDS encoding DVU0298 family protein — MSRFRRLKAGVLAILELNDWQDRLETELAAMDAQELVGPLFSLLLHPKGDIHWRAVTALGATVARMAGENMERARIVMRRFLWHMNEESGNVGWGIPESMGESMARHPRLAQEYYKKLASYVQCPDCVGDDNYMDHPPLREATYWGLARLAQVHPKLAAHGAQELLGALSAEDSVESQGIACWALGLIGMREAVAGISALVDREDPVELYRDGAVEHLTLGALACEALAALDKE, encoded by the coding sequence ATGTCACGATTTCGCAGACTGAAAGCCGGGGTCCTGGCGATTCTGGAGTTGAATGACTGGCAGGATCGGCTCGAGACCGAGCTGGCTGCAATGGATGCGCAGGAATTGGTGGGGCCTTTGTTCTCGCTGTTGCTGCATCCCAAAGGGGATATCCATTGGCGAGCTGTAACGGCTCTTGGTGCCACCGTAGCCCGTATGGCTGGTGAGAATATGGAGCGGGCGCGTATCGTCATGCGCCGGTTCCTGTGGCATATGAACGAAGAGTCGGGCAACGTGGGCTGGGGCATTCCCGAGTCCATGGGCGAGTCCATGGCACGCCACCCGCGGCTGGCTCAGGAATATTATAAAAAGCTGGCCTCTTACGTGCAATGCCCTGACTGTGTCGGCGACGATAATTATATGGATCATCCGCCGCTGCGCGAGGCCACCTACTGGGGTTTGGCGCGATTGGCCCAGGTCCATCCGAAATTGGCGGCTCATGGGGCACAGGAACTGCTGGGCGCCCTGAGTGCCGAGGACAGTGTCGAGTCTCAGGGGATTGCCTGCTGGGCACTGGGGCTGATCGGTATGCGTGAGGCTGTCGCCGGAATTTCGGCTCTGGTGGATCGTGAGGATCCTGTTGAACTGTACCGCGATGGAGCGGTGGAACATCTGACCCTTGGCGCGCTGGCTTGTGAGGCGCTGGCGGCCTTGGACAAGGAGTGA
- a CDS encoding DVU0772 family protein, translating into MGQLKQFKNLEIDWDMTPEDAVGLYLEWGNNGYGGSYENRVKSKNDYSNYFVVYTWDEHPKVCLVRRNSDGAEDLACLMVPDKLLGAVRKDMGQLKGVFPVNEEIRSWLEQELYH; encoded by the coding sequence ATGGGACAGCTCAAGCAATTCAAGAACCTCGAAATCGATTGGGATATGACTCCTGAAGACGCCGTTGGTCTGTATCTCGAATGGGGCAACAACGGCTATGGCGGCAGCTACGAGAATAGGGTCAAGAGCAAGAACGACTATTCGAATTATTTTGTCGTCTACACCTGGGATGAGCATCCGAAGGTCTGCCTGGTCAGGCGCAATTCGGATGGGGCCGAGGATTTGGCCTGTCTGATGGTGCCCGACAAGCTGCTTGGTGCGGTCCGTAAGGACATGGGGCAACTCAAGGGTGTGTTCCCGGTCAATGAAGAGATTCGCAGTTGGCTTGAACAGGAGCTCTACCACTAG
- the dsrA gene encoding dissimilatory-type sulfite reductase subunit alpha has protein sequence MAKHPTPLLDQLESGPWPSFVSDIKQEADHRHANPDGVEYQIPVDVCDDLLGILEMSYVDGETHWKHGGIVGVFGYGGGVIGRYCDQPEMFPGVAHFHTVRVAQPSGKYYTAEYLRALMDLWDFRGSGLTNMHGATGDLVWLGTTTPQLEEIFHTLTHDLNTDLGGSGSNLRTPADCLGQSRCEYACYDVAALCYHMTIEYQDELHRPAFPYKFKFKFDGCPNGCVASIARSDFSVIGTWKDDIRIDQDAVAAYVNGEFAPNAGAHSSRDWGKFDIVKEVVDLCPTGCMSYDGSKLNIDNKECYRCMHCINTMPRALKIGAETGASIFVGAKAPILDGAQMGSLLVPFVPVQGDYEEVTEVVENLWDWWMEEGKNRERIGETIRRMGFQKMLEVTNIKADARHVQEPRTNPYIFWKEEDVEGGWQRDVNEFRKRHQR, from the coding sequence ATGGCAAAACATCCAACTCCGTTGTTGGACCAATTAGAGTCTGGGCCCTGGCCTAGCTTTGTGTCCGACATCAAACAGGAAGCCGATCACAGGCATGCTAATCCCGATGGCGTCGAGTATCAGATCCCCGTGGACGTCTGTGACGACCTCCTCGGTATTCTCGAGATGTCCTACGTGGATGGCGAGACTCACTGGAAGCACGGCGGCATCGTCGGTGTCTTTGGCTACGGCGGCGGCGTTATCGGTCGTTACTGTGACCAGCCCGAGATGTTCCCCGGCGTGGCTCACTTCCACACCGTTCGTGTGGCGCAGCCTTCCGGTAAATACTACACCGCTGAGTACCTCCGCGCACTGATGGATCTCTGGGACTTCCGTGGTTCCGGTCTGACCAACATGCACGGCGCTACCGGTGACTTGGTGTGGTTGGGTACCACGACTCCTCAGCTCGAGGAAATCTTCCATACCCTGACCCATGACCTGAACACCGACCTCGGTGGTTCCGGTTCCAACCTGCGTACCCCCGCTGACTGCCTCGGCCAGTCTCGTTGTGAGTACGCATGTTACGATGTGGCTGCCCTGTGCTACCACATGACCATCGAGTACCAGGACGAACTTCACCGTCCCGCGTTCCCCTACAAGTTCAAGTTCAAGTTTGACGGTTGTCCGAACGGCTGCGTGGCTTCCATTGCCCGCTCCGATTTCTCCGTCATCGGTACTTGGAAAGACGACATCCGTATTGACCAGGACGCTGTTGCTGCCTACGTCAACGGTGAGTTCGCTCCCAACGCCGGTGCCCACTCCAGTCGTGACTGGGGTAAGTTCGACATCGTCAAGGAAGTGGTTGACCTCTGCCCCACCGGCTGCATGTCCTACGATGGTTCCAAGCTGAACATCGACAACAAGGAATGCTACCGCTGCATGCATTGCATCAACACCATGCCTCGCGCCCTGAAGATTGGTGCTGAGACTGGTGCTTCCATCTTCGTCGGTGCCAAGGCCCCGATCCTGGATGGCGCTCAGATGGGTTCCCTGCTCGTGCCTTTCGTTCCTGTTCAGGGCGATTACGAAGAGGTTACCGAAGTCGTTGAGAACCTGTGGGATTGGTGGATGGAAGAAGGTAAAAACCGTGAGCGTATCGGTGAAACGATCCGTCGCATGGGCTTCCAGAAGATGCTGGAAGTTACCAATATCAAGGCCGATGCCCGTCACGTCCAAGAGCCCCGTACTAACCCCTACATCTTCTGGAAAGAAGAGGATGTTGAGGGTGGCTGGCAGCGCGACGTCAACGAGTTCCGTAAGAGACACCAGAGATAG
- the dsrB gene encoding dissimilatory-type sulfite reductase subunit beta: MAFISTGYDPKKPMENRITDIGPRKYDQFLPPVLKDNYGKWDYHEIIEPGVLMHKGLSGDEVYTVRCGGARLMSVTMVREICDIADEFCGGYVRFTTRNNVEFMVNTKDEALALKAELNGRKFEAGSYKFPVGGTGAGITNIVHTQGWVHCHTPATDASGTVKVVMDEFFEDFGSHNMPAPLRISMACCLNMCGAVHCSDIAILGYHRKPPLIDHEYLDNLCEIPLAVSACPLGAIRPTKTEVNGKEVKSVAIKQERCMFCGNCYTMCPSLPLSDKEGDGLVIMAGGKISNRISNPKFSKVVVAFIPNEPPRWPTLAKVIRQIVDAYSKDARKYERLGDWAERIGWERFFEKCDLEFTEHLIDDFRDPAYYTWRQTTNFKW, from the coding sequence ATGGCATTCATTTCCACTGGGTATGATCCCAAAAAACCGATGGAAAACCGTATCACGGACATCGGTCCTCGTAAGTATGACCAGTTCCTGCCGCCTGTCCTCAAAGACAACTACGGCAAATGGGACTACCATGAAATCATCGAGCCTGGCGTGCTGATGCACAAGGGCCTGTCCGGCGATGAAGTGTACACCGTTCGCTGCGGTGGCGCTCGTCTGATGTCCGTGACCATGGTCCGTGAGATCTGCGACATTGCTGATGAGTTCTGTGGCGGCTACGTTCGCTTCACCACTCGTAACAACGTCGAGTTCATGGTTAACACCAAGGACGAGGCTCTGGCCCTGAAGGCCGAGTTGAACGGTCGCAAGTTCGAGGCTGGCTCCTACAAGTTCCCCGTTGGCGGAACCGGTGCTGGTATCACCAACATCGTGCACACCCAGGGCTGGGTGCACTGCCACACCCCCGCGACTGACGCGTCCGGTACCGTTAAGGTAGTCATGGACGAGTTCTTCGAGGACTTTGGCTCGCACAACATGCCCGCTCCGCTGCGTATCTCCATGGCTTGCTGCCTGAATATGTGTGGCGCGGTGCACTGCTCCGATATCGCCATCCTGGGTTACCACCGCAAGCCGCCCCTGATTGACCACGAGTACCTCGACAACCTGTGCGAGATTCCTCTGGCCGTTTCCGCTTGTCCTCTGGGCGCCATTCGTCCTACCAAGACCGAAGTGAACGGTAAGGAAGTCAAGTCCGTGGCCATCAAGCAGGAACGCTGCATGTTCTGCGGTAACTGCTACACCATGTGTCCTTCCCTGCCGCTTTCCGATAAGGAAGGCGACGGCCTGGTCATCATGGCTGGTGGTAAGATCTCCAACCGTATCAGCAACCCCAAGTTCTCCAAGGTTGTTGTTGCCTTCATCCCGAACGAGCCCCCGCGTTGGCCTACACTGGCCAAGGTGATCCGCCAGATCGTGGATGCCTACTCCAAGGACGCCCGCAAGTACGAGCGTCTTGGTGACTGGGCTGAGCGCATCGGTTGGGAGCGCTTCTTCGAGAAGTGTGACCTGGAGTTCACTGAGCACCTCATTGATGACTTCCGTGATCCCGCCTACTACACTTGGCGCCAGACCACGAACTTCAAGTGGTAA
- a CDS encoding dissimilatory sulfite reductase D family protein has translation MPLDAAEAKEKILEFCNSKNKTKFYFNDFTKLFPDEKGRAVKKILTMLVNEEVLEFWSSGSTTMYGVKGAGKQHASEGED, from the coding sequence ATGCCGTTGGATGCTGCTGAAGCGAAAGAAAAAATTCTGGAATTTTGTAATTCCAAGAACAAGACGAAGTTCTATTTCAACGACTTCACCAAGCTTTTCCCCGATGAAAAGGGCCGTGCCGTCAAAAAGATTTTGACCATGCTGGTGAACGAAGAGGTACTGGAATTCTGGTCCTCCGGTTCCACCACCATGTACGGCGTCAAGGGTGCTGGCAAACAGCACGCTAGCGAAGGCGAAGACTAG
- a CDS encoding cobyrinate a,c-diamide synthase translates to MSIPRLVVTGLSGGAGKTINSLGLARAWSEAGKTVSPFKKGPDYIDAVWLGLAARRPSSNLDPYFMQPETIRSLFAHRAHLADVAVIEGNRGLYDGMDVDGSCSTAELARILDAPVLLSMDCTKMTRTAAAVLSGIAGFEDGVNLGGVILNRTASERHRSILTSSIEQYTDVPVLGALPKISPDPIPERHMGLISNREYDGQEEILSNLARLMRDNCDLERIWELACSAGPLTGVAPLWPEASKPAEVTIGYVRDAALWFYYEENLEALSRAGAKLVELSLLDDSPWPEIHGLYLGGGFPETLAEDLASRCEMGQRVRSLSEAGLPIYAECGGFMFLTESVTWGDKTWPMAGVIPVRTDLCKRPHGLGYVRAEVLQDNPYHPKGSVLVGHEFHYSQCLSDATADALPMALRMERGTGMIGGFDGYMVRNTFACYTHIHALGTPWWAENFVKTAEAWKEG, encoded by the coding sequence ATTTCCATCCCTCGTCTTGTGGTGACGGGTCTGTCTGGCGGCGCTGGCAAGACAATCAATTCCTTGGGCCTGGCCCGTGCCTGGAGCGAAGCCGGGAAGACCGTTTCGCCTTTCAAAAAGGGACCTGACTACATTGACGCGGTCTGGCTCGGCCTTGCTGCCCGTCGTCCATCATCGAATCTTGATCCCTATTTCATGCAGCCAGAGACCATTCGTTCGTTGTTTGCGCATCGCGCGCATTTGGCGGATGTCGCCGTGATCGAAGGGAATCGGGGGTTGTATGATGGTATGGATGTAGACGGGAGTTGTTCCACGGCAGAGTTGGCGCGCATTCTTGATGCCCCGGTTCTCTTGTCCATGGACTGCACCAAGATGACCCGCACTGCCGCTGCCGTGCTCTCCGGAATAGCCGGATTCGAGGACGGAGTGAACCTGGGCGGCGTGATTCTGAACCGTACCGCCAGCGAAAGGCACCGCTCCATTTTAACCAGCTCCATTGAGCAATACACGGATGTGCCCGTACTTGGGGCACTCCCGAAAATTTCGCCGGACCCTATCCCGGAACGGCACATGGGCCTCATCTCCAATCGAGAATACGATGGGCAGGAAGAAATTCTGTCCAATCTGGCTCGTCTCATGCGTGACAATTGCGATCTTGAGCGCATCTGGGAGTTGGCCTGCTCTGCAGGGCCGCTGACCGGTGTTGCACCGCTGTGGCCGGAGGCCTCCAAGCCTGCCGAAGTGACCATCGGCTATGTGCGTGATGCTGCCCTGTGGTTTTATTATGAGGAAAACCTGGAAGCCTTGTCCCGTGCTGGTGCCAAGCTGGTGGAATTGTCCCTGCTTGACGATTCGCCCTGGCCGGAGATTCATGGTCTGTACCTGGGCGGCGGTTTTCCCGAAACCCTGGCCGAGGATTTGGCCTCGCGCTGCGAGATGGGGCAGCGAGTACGGTCCCTGTCCGAGGCCGGTCTACCGATTTATGCCGAGTGCGGTGGATTCATGTTTCTGACTGAAAGCGTGACCTGGGGAGACAAGACCTGGCCCATGGCAGGGGTCATCCCGGTACGAACCGATCTTTGCAAGCGTCCGCATGGCTTGGGGTATGTCCGGGCCGAAGTGCTGCAAGACAATCCCTATCACCCCAAGGGCTCGGTACTTGTGGGACACGAGTTTCACTACTCGCAGTGTCTGAGCGATGCCACTGCCGATGCCTTGCCCATGGCGTTACGCATGGAGCGAGGTACGGGAATGATCGGTGGTTTCGATGGATATATGGTGCGCAATACCTTTGCCTGCTATACTCATATTCACGCCCTGGGCACCCCCTGGTGGGCAGAAAATTTCGTGAAGACAGCTGAGGCCTGGAAGGAGGGCTAG
- a CDS encoding metallophosphoesterase family protein codes for MRFAVLSDVHANLTAFEAVLADMDEQGVDRALHLGDIVGYGPDPEECVNLMRARSIPSVLGNHEQAMLSDKAKRWFNTSSRKAVDITDSLISEETRQWLATLPTSIAFDRYRFVHGFPKDNAFFYLYQANNEKLEQAFSSMVMAICFVGHTHMLEHVEWDGLEVSRKELPLGRTRLNPLAKHILNVGSVGQPRDDFNYHAKYVLFDADVWDIEVRSVEYDYQSVARRIIARGIPGTYAMRLSGPGNL; via the coding sequence ATGCGCTTTGCCGTACTTTCGGATGTACACGCCAACCTGACTGCCTTTGAGGCTGTTCTTGCCGATATGGATGAGCAGGGCGTGGACAGAGCCCTGCATCTGGGTGACATCGTGGGCTATGGCCCGGATCCAGAGGAGTGCGTGAATCTGATGCGCGCGCGAAGCATTCCTTCAGTGCTCGGCAACCATGAACAGGCCATGTTGAGCGACAAGGCCAAACGTTGGTTTAATACGAGTTCACGTAAGGCCGTGGACATTACAGACTCATTGATTTCAGAAGAAACCCGCCAGTGGCTAGCCACGCTCCCCACCTCCATCGCCTTTGACCGCTACCGGTTTGTGCACGGTTTTCCCAAGGACAATGCCTTTTTCTACCTTTATCAGGCCAATAACGAAAAGCTGGAGCAGGCGTTTTCGTCGATGGTGATGGCGATCTGTTTTGTGGGCCATACGCATATGCTTGAGCATGTGGAGTGGGATGGGCTTGAGGTTTCGCGCAAGGAGTTGCCGCTTGGGCGAACACGTCTCAATCCTCTGGCCAAACACATCCTGAACGTGGGCAGTGTGGGCCAACCTCGTGACGACTTTAATTATCACGCTAAATACGTTCTTTTTGACGCCGATGTCTGGGATATCGAGGTCCGCTCCGTGGAATATGACTATCAGAGCGTTGCCCGGCGGATTATCGCTCGGGGGATTCCGGGGACCTATGCCATGCGTCTCTCCGGTCCCGGCAATCTGTAA
- a CDS encoding protein kinase domain-containing protein, with the protein MKTIGKYQILGLLGRGGMGTVYKARHPELGHIVALKLLAPMDMVEAIVGMDELTRRFEAEARTMAGLNHENIATVWDLERDERGRSFFIMDYFCNNVGAVIGETYRVEAPSRVLRIDRAADIVRQTLEGLARLHAAGIVHRDMKPFNLLLTSSGGVRIIDFGLSKLRHEPLQLHGSEKVGSPYYAPPEQEEDAEAVGPTADLFSVGVMFQRMLTGRLPQLSCDPPSACNPDLDDDWDKFLSRAVAETPAERFQSAREMIEALDGLMDEWRARSANSCALPPELNDSAMGAEGGKGQPEFPRSEPIKTGPHAGPEALGLDELWRPRQYSRNEFKDRGDDTVLDQSSGLLWEQGASEYPLTRGEAQAYVQGLNAESYAGCSAWRLPTVEELKTLLTPVTQGSDFCVQPVFDTSRTRLWSCDRRTFIQSWSADTELGFISHHDDTCHNYARAVCSLGR; encoded by the coding sequence ATGAAGACCATCGGCAAATATCAGATTTTGGGGCTGTTGGGCCGGGGTGGCATGGGCACGGTATACAAGGCCCGGCATCCCGAGCTTGGGCATATCGTTGCCCTCAAGTTGCTGGCGCCAATGGATATGGTTGAAGCCATCGTGGGCATGGATGAACTGACCCGGCGTTTCGAAGCCGAGGCACGAACCATGGCCGGGTTGAATCACGAGAATATCGCCACGGTCTGGGATTTGGAACGTGATGAACGAGGGCGTTCGTTTTTCATCATGGATTATTTCTGCAACAACGTGGGCGCGGTGATTGGCGAGACCTATCGCGTGGAAGCTCCGTCCCGAGTTCTACGCATCGACCGTGCTGCTGATATCGTCCGTCAGACATTGGAAGGGTTGGCCCGTCTGCATGCCGCCGGAATCGTGCATCGCGACATGAAGCCTTTCAATCTGCTGCTCACATCGTCCGGCGGGGTGCGGATTATTGATTTTGGTCTGTCCAAACTGCGCCATGAGCCGTTGCAATTGCATGGTTCGGAAAAGGTGGGCTCACCGTATTATGCTCCGCCAGAACAGGAAGAGGATGCCGAAGCCGTTGGGCCCACCGCGGATTTGTTTTCCGTTGGGGTCATGTTCCAGCGTATGCTTACCGGGCGTTTGCCCCAACTCTCCTGCGATCCGCCCAGCGCCTGTAATCCAGACCTGGATGACGACTGGGATAAGTTTCTGTCCCGTGCCGTGGCCGAGACACCTGCTGAACGGTTCCAGAGTGCGCGAGAAATGATCGAGGCGTTGGATGGACTGATGGATGAATGGCGTGCGCGTAGCGCTAACTCCTGTGCCTTGCCGCCGGAATTGAATGATTCCGCAATGGGCGCAGAGGGGGGCAAAGGGCAGCCTGAGTTCCCCCGTTCGGAGCCGATCAAGACCGGTCCTCATGCCGGTCCCGAGGCCTTGGGGCTGGATGAGTTGTGGCGACCGCGGCAATACAGCCGTAATGAATTCAAGGACCGGGGAGACGACACCGTGCTGGACCAGAGCAGCGGCTTGCTCTGGGAGCAGGGCGCGAGTGAATATCCACTGACAAGGGGCGAGGCTCAGGCCTACGTTCAGGGGTTGAATGCCGAATCGTATGCGGGGTGCTCGGCATGGCGATTGCCCACGGTGGAAGAGTTGAAGACCTTGTTGACTCCTGTGACCCAGGGCAGTGATTTCTGCGTTCAACCCGTGTTCGACACTTCGCGCACCAGGCTATGGTCCTGCGATCGCCGGACGTTTATCCAGTCCTGGTCTGCTGATACGGAGTTGGGGTTCATCTCCCACCATGATGATACCTGTCACAACTATGCCCGCGCCGTCTGTTCCTTGGGCCGTTGA